One genomic window of Methylothermaceae bacteria B42 includes the following:
- a CDS encoding thymidylate kinase: MKRGKFITLEGGEGVGKTTNLQYIQQFLLEQQIEVVVTREPGGVSVAEKLRSLIVEETSLYPEAELLLLFAGRVHHIQELILPSLNQGKWVICDRFTDASYAYQGEGRGIAWRRIEYLEDWLQKGLKPDLTLLLDAPVEVGLNRTRQRTDNNRFEKESLAFMQRVRRGYLLLSQLHPERIRRIDATRPLSQVQAQIGGILQELITSWRQS; this comes from the coding sequence GAACCTTCAATACATTCAGCAGTTTTTGCTGGAACAGCAGATTGAAGTGGTGGTCACCCGGGAGCCTGGCGGCGTGTCGGTGGCGGAAAAACTGCGGTCCCTGATTGTAGAGGAAACCTCCCTGTACCCGGAAGCGGAACTGCTTTTATTGTTCGCCGGCCGGGTCCATCACATCCAGGAATTGATCTTGCCGTCGTTGAACCAGGGGAAATGGGTGATATGCGATCGCTTTACCGATGCCAGCTACGCCTATCAAGGGGAAGGCAGGGGCATTGCCTGGCGCCGTATTGAATACCTGGAAGACTGGCTGCAAAAGGGATTGAAACCGGATTTGACTTTGTTGTTGGACGCGCCCGTGGAAGTAGGGCTGAACAGGACCCGGCAACGAACAGATAACAATCGCTTTGAAAAAGAAAGCCTGGCATTTATGCAACGGGTCAGGCGGGGATATTTGTTACTCAGTCAGCTGCATCCAGAGCGAATACGCCGGATTGATGCTACCCGGCCTTTGAGCCAGGTGCAGGCCCAAATTGGAGGGATTTTGCAGGAGCTGATAACATCGTGGCGGCAAAGTTGA